The Corynebacterium atypicum genome contains the following window.
GGCCGACAAGATCAATATGGCCAACTCGCTCGAGTTGCGCGTGCCGTTCCTCGATAAGGAAGTCTTCCGCGTCGCCGAATCCATCCCCTACGACCTGAAAATCGCCCACGGGACGACCAAGTACGCCCTGCGCAAGGCCTTGGAGAACATCGTTCCCGCGCACGTTCTGCACCGCCGCAAGCTCGGCTTCCCCGTGCCCATGCGGCACTGGCTCGCCGGCGACGAGCTGTACGGCTGGGCTCAGGATCAGATCAAAGCCTCCCAAACCGACGACATCTTTGATAAGCCCGCCGTGCTCGAGATGCTTAAGGAACACCGCGACGGCGTCTCCGACCACTCCAGGCGGCTGTGGACGGTGCTCGCATTCATGATCTGGCACGGAATCTTCATCGAGGACCGCATCCATCCGACCATCGATACCCCCGACTACCCGGTCGACATTTAGCGGATATGACGCGTGTGGGCCCGCCGGCACCAGCCGGCGGGCCCACGTGCTCGAGAGCAATACGGTCCTAGTTAAAGGAATCGCCGCACGCGCAAGAGCCGGTGGCGTTGGGGTTGTTAATGGTAAAGCCCTGCTGCTCGATGGTGTCCGCAAAGTCGATGGTGGCGCCGTTCAGGTACGGGACCGACATGCGATCGACCACCAGGTTCACGCCGTGGAACTCGTCGACCTTGTCGCCGTCTAGTGCGCGGTCATCGAAGTACAGCTGGTACCGCAGCCCAGCACAGCCGCCGGGCTGCACCGCGATGCGCAGCGAGAGGTCGTCCCGCCCCTCCTGGTCGAGAAGCGCCTTGGCCTTCTTCGCCGCGGCGTCGGTAAGAGTCACCCCAGTCTGTGTGGACGGTGCAGTCATGGTCAAGCTCCTTCACGCAAGGTGTCATTTTCGGGCTAGTGTGCACACTCTACTCCCTTAAGCGGTACAGCCTAGCTCCACGTGGCTAAACCTTACCCGCATTTATTCCGGAAAACACCGCGGCCCACTGGCCCACGGGGTCGAGGCCGGCTTGTAACCTGGAGATCGTGAAATTCCCTTGGCAGAAGAAAGATGACGCCGCGGAGCCTGAGTCGGGTTCGCACGCTGTCCGCGCCGAAGAGGCTTCGCTCGAGCACACCTCGCCTACAGCCGGCGGCGCCGAACGCGACCGCGGTTATACCCCGCCAAAAGGGCGCCCGACCCCGAAGCGGCGGGACCAGGAGCGCGCCCGCGGCGTAATCCGCGGAGAATCCATGGCGCCGACGACGCCCGCGCAGGATAGGGAAAAGCGCAAGAAGCTCAAGGAGTCCATGACCAAGGAGGAATGGAAAGCGCACAAGGCCAAGGAGCGCGAACAGCACCGGGCCGCGCAGCGCGAAGCGCAGGCCCGCATGGATGCCGGCGACGAGCGCTACCTCTTGGCCCGCGACCGCGGGGAGGAACGCCGCTTTGTGCGCGATTGGGTAGACGCACGGCGGCACATCAATAACTTCGTCATGCCGGCGGCCCTCGTTCTGTTGGTGATCATGTTGGTCTCGAACGCGGCGCCGCAGCTAGCCCAGGTCACCTCCCTCGTTGCGATGGCCTTCATCGTCGTGTTCTTTATCGAGGGGATCTTTATCGGCCGACGGGCCAACGCGGCCGTGCGTGAGCGCTTCCCGGGCACTAACCAGACCGGGTTTGGGTTAGGCATGTCCGCCTACTCTCGGGCCACCCAGCCGCGGCGATGGCGCACTCCGCGCCCACGCGTAGAGCTCGGCGCCGACATCTAGCGGGAAGCCGACGTGTCGATCACTCAACCCGACCTTGCCTGCGGGCAGATCCCGGAGCCGGACCGCGCGGCCTACCGCAGGATGCAGCGGTTGTTGCGTAATGCGATCTCGCCCGCCGCTCCGTTGAGCGCCGAGCAACTTGGGCGGCTGAAGGACGTCGCGGCGTTTTTCGCCGGCGCGCGCTCAGCGGTGCCGCCGGAGCCGATTGGGCGGGCTCAGCTCGTGGTCTTCGGGGCACACCACGGAATCGCCGAGCGCGTCGAAACTTCCTCCCGGGCGGATGCCACGGATCGGATTGCGGCGGGGCTCGCCACGGGCCAGTCCCCGGCTGCGGTCACGGCGCCCAGGGCGGACTGTGGAGTCACGCTTATCGACGTCGCGTTGCGTGGCGAGGTGCCCGGCTTCGACCAGCGCACACGGGTGCGCGAAGGGGTCGGCAGGATCGACGTCGAGGATGCGATGGACACCGCGGAGCTGGAACGCTCCTTCGCACTCGGCCAGGAGGCGGCCTCGCACGCCATCGACTCCGGGGCCGACGTGGTGGCGCCTGCGGTATTTGGCGCCGGCGTCGAGCTCGCGGCGTTGGCAGTAATGGGCAGGGTGACCGGGATCGAGCCGGTGGCGCTGCTGGGGTTCGAGGGCACTGACGATCGCCGCTGGGTTCGCCGGCTCAGCGTGGTGCGCGACGCGATGTTCCGGGCCCGCGCGACCGGCCGCGATCCGGCGGGGGCGCTCCGCGTCTGCGGCGGCTGCGACCTTGTCGCCGTCGTTGGATTCGTCGCAGAGGCTGCAGCGAGGCGCACCCCGATTGTCCTGGACGGCATGGAAACTGCGGTCGCTGCGCTGTGCGCGGACACACTTGCTCCGGGGTCCGGCGAGTGGGTGCTCCCCGGTGCGTTGACCCCCGGCCCAGCCCACGCCCGCGTGCTGCGCGCGCTGGGGCGCCGTGCGCTTTTCGCCATCAACGTCCCGGTTGGCCAGGGCTTTCAGGCTCTGACGACCCTGTCGATCCTGCGCTCGGCGGTGGTGATCGCTCGCGGCTGCGAGCTCCCGGAGCCCGCCGGCCCGCAGGAGCCGCCGGAGCCTGCTGAGGCTGCGCACGGCGACGGGGCATAAGCCGCTTCGACTGCGCTCCCCGGCGCCACCGCCCGGGCGCGCGGTGGCACGCCTAGTTCTTCGCGGGCACGAGCACGTAACGCCACCCGTGCGGGTCGTCCGCCTCGCCATGTTGGATTGCGGTCAAGGCCTCGCGCAGCTGCATCGTGATCGTCCCGGCCTCGTTGCCATTGACTTCGAACTCCCCGTCTTCAGAGAGCACCCGGCCCACCGGGGTAAGCACGGCCGCGGTGCCGCACGCGAGCGCTTCGGTCATCTTGCCTTGCGCGACGTCGTCACGCCACTGCTCGACGGTGATGCGCTCCTCGGCGGTCTCGAACCCGAGGTCCTCGGCGACCTGCAGCAGCGAGTCCCGGGTAACCCCGGGCAAAAGCGATCCGGACAGCGCTGGGGTGACCACCTTCACGTTGCTCTCGGCGGCCGAGCCGTAAACGAACATCAGGTTCATCCCGCCCATCTCTTCGATATACGTACGGTCGATAGCATCAAGCCAGACCACCTGGTCGCAGCCCTTCTCCGCAGCTTGGGTCTGCGCTTTGAGGCTGGCGGCGTAGTTACCAGCGAACTTCGCGGCACCGGTGCCCCCGGGCGCCGCGCGCACGTAGTCCTGGCAGATCCAGACGCTGACCGGCTTCACCCCGCCGGTGAAATACGCCCCAGAGGGCGAGGCGATGACGAACATCGAGTAGGACTTTGAGGCGTGCACGCCGAGCGTCGGTTCGGTGGCGAACATAACCGGGCGCAGGTAGAGCGCCGCCTCCCCGCCCGCCGCGGGGACCCAGTCCTGATCGACGTCGACAAGCACGCGCAGGGCTTCCAGGAAATCTTCCTCCGGCAGCTCGGGCATGTCCATGCGCCGGGCAGAGTTCTGGAACCGCCGAGCATTCTGCTCCGGGCGGAAGGTGGCGATCGAGCCGTCGGGCAGGCGGTAAGCCTTCAGCCCTTCGAAGATAGCCTGGCCGTAATGCAAGACGCTGGCGGCCGGCGAGATCGAGAAATCGCCGTACGGCACGACCTGGGCTTCGGTCCAGCCGGAGTCTTGTGTCCAGGTAATACGCACCATGTGGTCGGTGAAGACCTGGCCGAAGGCCGGGTCCCGCAGGATTTCCGCGCGCTCGTCTTCAGGAGTCGGATGTAGGGTGCGATGAATCTCAAAATCTAGAGCCATATTCTTACCGTACTCTTCCGTTTTGCCTGCCTCACCACTTGCCCGCTCGCGGCAATTTCACTCCCGCACCCGGTTCGCGCCGGGGCAGCGCTGCCCGGCGACCGAGTGGTGGGCCCAGCGCTACCTGGCTCCCGGCGGCTAGGGTAAAGGCAACCTACAAGCACACCATTGTGAAGGTCAGCTAGAAGTGTCTTCGCCATTTCCCCCCGGCTACCGGAGCCGTCGCAGCCGCTTACCTGGGTAAAAAGGTGCCCAAGAAGGCCGAGGCCTTAGTGCTCGGCGTGTTTTCCGCCCCCCCCGATGAGGGCGAGCCGCCTGCGGCTTCCACCCGCCCTCGGGCCGGCGGCATTGAACTCGCCGTCCCGGCCGCGCTGAGTGCCGGCTGCGCCAAGGCGGTCCTCCGTCGCCTCGAGGCGGCCGGCGTGACGGGGGCGCCCGGCTCCGTCACCGCCGTCGCGGCCCCGGCCGAGGGCGAATCGGGCTATCAAGAAGGCCTGCCCGCCACGATCATTACGGTCGGTCTAGGCGACGCCGAAAGCCTCGACTCGGAGGCGCTGCGGCGCAGTGCCGGCGCGGTTGCCCGGTGGCTGACCGCAGCCCCCGCGAAATTCGGGCACGTCGCAACCACGCTCAGCGACTTTGGCCTGGCCGCCGCGGTAGAAGGCTGGCTGCTGGGCTCTTACCAGTTCACGGGGTTCGCGCACCAGGCCGCCCACGCCCCTGGGGTGACGTTTGTGGCCGCAGGCAAGGGCTCGAAAAAGGAATTCGTGGCCGCTCAGATCACCGCCGAGGCCGTCATCTTCGCCCGCGACCTGGTGAACACCCCCGCGAATTTCTGCTACCCGGCCGCGTATGCCGACTACCTCGCGCATACCGCAGAGCAGTTGGGCGTCAAGGCCCAGGTGTTTGACGCCAAGGAGCTGGCCAAGCGCGGCTTCGGCGGGGTGCTCGCCGTGGGGCAAGGCTCGCACCGCGAGCCCCGGGTGGTGCACCTGAAGTGGAAGCCGAAGAAAGCCAAGAAGCTTACCGCACCCAAACTCGCCCTGGTGGGCAAGGGCATCACCTTCGATACCGGCGGCATCTCGCTGAAGCCGGCACGCTCGATGGAAGACATGATCTCTGATATGGGCGGATCCGCTGCCGCAGCGGCCGCGGTGTTTGCCGCCGCGCGGCTAGACCTCCAGCTCGAGGTAACCTCCACCCTGGCGATCGCGGAGAACATGCCATCGGGCCACGCCACGCGCCCCGGCGACGTGATCACTCACTATGGCGGCACCACCTCCGAGATCATCAACACCGACGCCGAAGGCCGCCTCGTTCTGGCCGACGCCATCGCCTTCGCGGCCGAGACCGAGCCGGATTATCTGGTAGAGACGTCGACGCTGACCGGGGCGCAGATCGTCGCCCTGGGCACGCGCACCGCCGGCGTGATGGGCTCGCCCGAATTCAGCGCTCAGGTGGCCGCTATCGGCCGCGAGGTGGGAGAAAACGCATGGGCGATGCCGCTGCTAGAGGAACACGACGAGGCGGCGCGCTCGCCTATCGCCGACCTCCGCAACGCGTCGAACTCCCGCGACGGCGGCATGCTCTTTGCCGCGACGTACCTCTCGCGGTTCGTCCCCGACTCGCTGCCCTGGGCCCACGTGGATATCGTCGGGCCGTCTTTCAACACCGGTAGCGCCCACGGCTACACCCCCAAGCGCGCTACTGGCACGCCCGTGCGCACCTTCATCGCACTGATGCAGAAGCTCTGCGCCGCGACGGCTCCCGCGACTGGCCCGGAGGCTAAGGCGTAGGGTCTTCCCCTTGCTCGAACCGGGCCCGGCGGTCCCGCTGCTCGGCACGCTTGCGCAAGATGCGATCGCGCTCGATCCGTTTGCGCATCCGGTCGGGGTAGCCCGTCTCCTCGACGTCGTAGACGGGAACACCGAGCAGCTTGGCCACGGCGTCGATACCCTTGGGCCCGCCGATGGGGCGGCGGGTGAACTCCCCGCCACGGTCGACCAACACCACGGACATCTCATTGAGCATGGTTTCGGGCTCCACGTAGGCCTCGATGGGGCCCCGCCCTTCGGCCCACTGAGTCAACCGCTGGGCGTCGCGCGGCCGGATCGTGTCTCCCGGAGCACGCGGCGGGCGCACGGGACTTGAGCGGCGGGATCGGCCGAAGAGGTTAAACACGCCCTTCGATTGTAGGCGAGCCCTTCGGGTTCATTCGGGGATTCCTCGCGCGGCGCTCGGACCTGCGCATTACATCGGCACCGCTAAGCGGGTACGGTTGTGTTTAAAACTACACCCAAATACACGCGACTTTTCGAGGAGTCTGACACCCATGGCTTTCAACGTAGAGATGCCCGAGCTGGGCGAGTCCGTCACCGAGGGCACCATCACCCAGTGGCTGAAGTCGGTCGGCGACACAGTGGAGGCCGACGAGCCGCTGCTCGAGGTCTCTACGGACAAGGTAGACACCGAGGTGCCCGCACCCGCCTCCGGCACGCTTCTTGAGATCAAAGCCGAAGAGGACGACACCGTCGAGGTCGGCGAGGTCATCGCGGTTATTGGTGATGAAAACGAGGCCCCCTCTGCTACCGACTCTGCCGCTGAGGCGCAGCAGGAAGACGAAGCCAAGGAGGCCGAGTCGAAGCCGCAGCAGCAGAAGGGCTCTGGCAAGGCCACCGACGTCGCGATGCCCGAGCTCGGCGAGTCCGTCACCGAGGGCACCATCACTCAGTGGTTGAAGTCCGTCGGCGACACCGTCGACGTCGACGAACCGCTCCTCGAAGTCTCCACGGACAAAGTCGACACCGAGGTCCCCTCCCCCGTCGCCGGCACCCTCGTTGAAATCCTCGCCGAAGAAGACGACACCGTCGACGTCGGCGCAGTCATCGCCCGCGTCGGCGACCCCGACGCCGCCGGCAGCGACAACGACGACTCGGCCGACTCCGAGCAGCAGGAAGAAGACCACGAGGTGCCGTCCGAGGAAGCCACAAAGGCCGCCGCGGACAAGGACGAGGCTGCGACCGTGGACGAGGCGCCGAAGAAGGAGGACAAGCCCGCTCGAGACACGCAGCAGAAGGCCACCCAGCCGGAAAAGAAGGCGCACGACGAGCAGTCCTCGGGCAAGGTGCCCTACGTGACCCCGCTCGTGCGCAAGCTGGCCGAGAAGCACGGCGTGGACCTCTCGACGGTCACGGGTACGGGCATCGGCGGGCGTATCCGCAAACAGGACGTGCTGGCTGCGGCGCGCGGCGAAGAAAAGCCGACCGAATCGGGTTCCGCGGAGTCGACCGAAAAATCCGGCGGCGAACGCGCGAACTGGTCGACGAAGTCGGTCGACCCGGAGAAGGCCAAGTTGATCGGCACCACCCAGAAGGTCAACCGGATCCGGCAGATCACCGCATCGAAGATGATCGAATCGCTGCAGACGACCGCCCAGCTCACCCACGTCCAGGAAGTGGACATGTCGCGCATCTGGAAGCTGCGTAAGGCCAACAAGCAGGCGTTCATCGACAAGCACGGCGCAAACCTCACCTTCCTCGGATTCATCGTCAAGGCCGCCGCCGAGGCGCTCGTGTCTCACCCGAACGTCAACGCGTCCTACAACGCGGAGACGAAGGAGATGACCTACCACGCGGACGTGAACATCGGGATCGCGGTGGATACGCCTCAGGGCCTCCTGGTGCCCGTGATCAAGAAGGCGCAGGAGAAGTCCCTGCCGCAGATCGCCCAGGAGATCGCGGATCTGGCTGAGCGCGCACGCACCAAGAAGCTGCGCCCGGACGACCTTTCAGGAGCGACCTTCACGGTGACCAACATTGGTTCCGAGGGCGCGATGCTCGACACTCCGATTCTCACCCCGCCGCAGGCCGGAATCCTGGGAACCGCCGCGATCGAAAAGCGCCCGGTAGTCGTCACCGAGAACGGCACGGACGCGATCGCGATCCGCTACATGTGCTACCTGCCGTTCACCTATGACCACCAGGTGGTCGACGGCGCCGACGCCGGCCGGTTCATCACCACGATCAAGGACAGGTTAGAGACGGCCAACCTCGAAGCCGACCTCGAGCTTTAAGCTCACGTCCCGGCCCGGAGAGCCCTAGGCCGTTAGTGAACGGGCCTAGGGCTTTTCACTTCGACCCCGCCGCAGCCGCGGCGGGGTTACTTTTTTACCTGACCCCCACCCCCTGGCCCGCGGATGCCTAAGGAAACACAGGAAAACCGGCGTCGCACAGCCGCCGGAACGCTTACACTCGGCACTACGACCCTTCAAGCGCCCTACTCGCGCTCGGTTACGATTTGTAAGGAGCCCGTTTTCACCATGACCTGTGCCTTCAACGACCGCCACATCGGGCCAGACGCCACGGAGACCGCTCACATGCTCGCCGCCGTCGGCATGGATAGCCTCGACGAGCTCATCCAGACGGTGCTACCCCCGGCTATCGGGCGCGAGAACCCGGACAAAGTACCCGAGCTGATCGCCCCGCTGAGCGAGGACAAGGCCCAAGAGCAGCTGCGCAAATTCGCACGCCAGAATACGGTTCTGCGGGCGTTTTACGGCCAGGGGTTTTCTGATACCTCGACTCCTGCTGTGATCCGCCGCGGGGTTCTCGAGGATCCCGGCTGGTACACCGCCTACACGCCTTATCAGCCGGAGATTTCCCAAGGGCGCCTCGAGGCGCTGCTGAATTTTCAGACGATGGTCACCGAGCTGACCGACCTGGACATCGCCAACGCCTCGCTGCTTGACGAGGCAACGGCAGTGGCTGAGGCAGTCGGCCTGATGGCGCGGGCCACCCGCAAGGGAAACCGCGTCCTGCTGGACTCCCGGCTGCACCCCCAGGTGCTCGCCGTGGCCGCACAACGTGCACGCACGCTCGACCTCGAAGTCGAAGTCAGCGACGCCGGCACACCGCTGGTCAGGGATGGCTTCGTCGGCGCCGTCCTCGCTTACCCGGGCACTGCCGGGGACTTACTCGACCCGCGGGCGGCCATAGCCGCTATGCATGAACGCGGCGGGCTCGTGACGCTTGCCTGCGACTTACTCGCCCTGCAGCTTATCGAGTCGCCCGGCACGCTGGGGGCGGACATCGCGGTCGGTTCCACCCAGCGGTTCGGCGTGCCGCTTTTCTTCGGCGGCCCGCACGCAGCTTTTATGGCGGTGCACGACAAGTTGAAGCGCAAGATGCCCGGCAGGCTCGTCGGCGTCTCACACGACGCGGATGGCAACCCCGCCTACCGGTTGGCGTTGCAGACCCGCGAGCAACACATCCGCCGGGAGAAGGCGACCAGCAATATCTGCACCGCACAGGCGCTCCTGGCCGTGATGGCGTCCATGTACGCCGTCTACCACGGGCCGCAAGGGCTGCGCGCTATCGCCGAACGGGTCAACCAGACTGCCCGCCTGTTCGCAGCCGCCGTCCGCACGGCCGAGGGCGCTCGGGTCGTCTACGGTGAGTTTTTCGACACGGTCGTCGTGGAGGTCCCCGGCCGAGCCCACGGCATT
Protein-coding sequences here:
- the erpA gene encoding iron-sulfur cluster insertion protein ErpA → MTAPSTQTGVTLTDAAAKKAKALLDQEGRDDLSLRIAVQPGGCAGLRYQLYFDDRALDGDKVDEFHGVNLVVDRMSVPYLNGATIDFADTIEQQGFTINNPNATGSCACGDSFN
- the sucB gene encoding 2-oxoglutarate dehydrogenase, E2 component, dihydrolipoamide succinyltransferase is translated as MAFNVEMPELGESVTEGTITQWLKSVGDTVEADEPLLEVSTDKVDTEVPAPASGTLLEIKAEEDDTVEVGEVIAVIGDENEAPSATDSAAEAQQEDEAKEAESKPQQQKGSGKATDVAMPELGESVTEGTITQWLKSVGDTVDVDEPLLEVSTDKVDTEVPSPVAGTLVEILAEEDDTVDVGAVIARVGDPDAAGSDNDDSADSEQQEEDHEVPSEEATKAAADKDEAATVDEAPKKEDKPARDTQQKATQPEKKAHDEQSSGKVPYVTPLVRKLAEKHGVDLSTVTGTGIGGRIRKQDVLAAARGEEKPTESGSAESTEKSGGERANWSTKSVDPEKAKLIGTTQKVNRIRQITASKMIESLQTTAQLTHVQEVDMSRIWKLRKANKQAFIDKHGANLTFLGFIVKAAAEALVSHPNVNASYNAETKEMTYHADVNIGIAVDTPQGLLVPVIKKAQEKSLPQIAQEIADLAERARTKKLRPDDLSGATFTVTNIGSEGAMLDTPILTPPQAGILGTAAIEKRPVVVTENGTDAIAIRYMCYLPFTYDHQVVDGADAGRFITTIKDRLETANLEADLEL
- a CDS encoding nicotinate-nucleotide--dimethylbenzimidazole phosphoribosyltransferase: MSITQPDLACGQIPEPDRAAYRRMQRLLRNAISPAAPLSAEQLGRLKDVAAFFAGARSAVPPEPIGRAQLVVFGAHHGIAERVETSSRADATDRIAAGLATGQSPAAVTAPRADCGVTLIDVALRGEVPGFDQRTRVREGVGRIDVEDAMDTAELERSFALGQEAASHAIDSGADVVAPAVFGAGVELAALAVMGRVTGIEPVALLGFEGTDDRRWVRRLSVVRDAMFRARATGRDPAGALRVCGGCDLVAVVGFVAEAAARRTPIVLDGMETAVAALCADTLAPGSGEWVLPGALTPGPAHARVLRALGRRALFAINVPVGQGFQALTTLSILRSAVVIARGCELPEPAGPQEPPEPAEAAHGDGA
- a CDS encoding DUF3043 domain-containing protein: MKFPWQKKDDAAEPESGSHAVRAEEASLEHTSPTAGGAERDRGYTPPKGRPTPKRRDQERARGVIRGESMAPTTPAQDREKRKKLKESMTKEEWKAHKAKEREQHRAAQREAQARMDAGDERYLLARDRGEERRFVRDWVDARRHINNFVMPAALVLLVIMLVSNAAPQLAQVTSLVAMAFIVVFFIEGIFIGRRANAAVRERFPGTNQTGFGLGMSAYSRATQPRRWRTPRPRVELGADI
- a CDS encoding branched-chain amino acid aminotransferase, with the protein product MALDFEIHRTLHPTPEDERAEILRDPAFGQVFTDHMVRITWTQDSGWTEAQVVPYGDFSISPAASVLHYGQAIFEGLKAYRLPDGSIATFRPEQNARRFQNSARRMDMPELPEEDFLEALRVLVDVDQDWVPAAGGEAALYLRPVMFATEPTLGVHASKSYSMFVIASPSGAYFTGGVKPVSVWICQDYVRAAPGGTGAAKFAGNYAASLKAQTQAAEKGCDQVVWLDAIDRTYIEEMGGMNLMFVYGSAAESNVKVVTPALSGSLLPGVTRDSLLQVAEDLGFETAEERITVEQWRDDVAQGKMTEALACGTAAVLTPVGRVLSEDGEFEVNGNEAGTITMQLREALTAIQHGEADDPHGWRYVLVPAKN
- a CDS encoding leucyl aminopeptidase — protein: MPKKAEALVLGVFSAPPDEGEPPAASTRPRAGGIELAVPAALSAGCAKAVLRRLEAAGVTGAPGSVTAVAAPAEGESGYQEGLPATIITVGLGDAESLDSEALRRSAGAVARWLTAAPAKFGHVATTLSDFGLAAAVEGWLLGSYQFTGFAHQAAHAPGVTFVAAGKGSKKEFVAAQITAEAVIFARDLVNTPANFCYPAAYADYLAHTAEQLGVKAQVFDAKELAKRGFGGVLAVGQGSHREPRVVHLKWKPKKAKKLTAPKLALVGKGITFDTGGISLKPARSMEDMISDMGGSAAAAAAVFAAARLDLQLEVTSTLAIAENMPSGHATRPGDVITHYGGTTSEIINTDAEGRLVLADAIAFAAETEPDYLVETSTLTGAQIVALGTRTAGVMGSPEFSAQVAAIGREVGENAWAMPLLEEHDEAARSPIADLRNASNSRDGGMLFAATYLSRFVPDSLPWAHVDIVGPSFNTGSAHGYTPKRATGTPVRTFIALMQKLCAATAPATGPEAKA